A window from Carassius gibelio isolate Cgi1373 ecotype wild population from Czech Republic chromosome B3, carGib1.2-hapl.c, whole genome shotgun sequence encodes these proteins:
- the mrc2 gene encoding C-type mannose receptor 2 isoform X2, protein MHQRGGGHREGCWSRAWINVCRCTLYLFLLLSLERSTVHSAHTDGSDTFAFFHEGAQGCLGVRDHMLYLTSSCKGDTQLWKWVTRGRLFNIGSSLCLGITTGNVSTSGDKSPLGVFRCDYEPPRVRWTWSCSKFLEILENYLPSPKLLPNTGNVSAAGSPPARSPSQKPLWRVYDNQDLCAKSYREIYTIQGNSHSSPCYFPFLYDGQWFHSCTSVGREDGFHWCATTHDYGKDQRWGFCPVKSTNCETFWDINPLMDNCYQFNFQATLSWSEARTSCQQQGADLLSITKVEEQIFINGLLTGYSSTLWMGLNDLDLNGGWQWADSAPLKYLNWETEMPSYDEEENCGVISTDAQGRWYNRDCSVALSYICKKRPNATLDPFTTDSWADDGRYQCDVGWQNFQAGCYRLTSDNLDWSSAQKMCQKMEANLVSIHTLPELEFITKHMKKDIEELWIGLHDTAMQMNFEWTDRTPVIFTYWHPFEPNNFRNVNEDCVTIWGPEGRWNDSPCNYSLPSICKKTAQKSDDRIEDHGCKRGWRWHSPSCFKVGEESLTFNDAKGMCASNNATLVIINNRFEQAFVSSLVFGRSADQFWLGLYNENSTGTFRWITGEELTYTNWNRDQPAQIKGGCVVMVAGQAMGLWEVKDCASVRSKYICKQNQDSLIPSPPVPHPTPSLTGSCPSGWKSTNKFRYCYKVFHAGALEKRLTWIQAHKFCQKHGAQLASFSTPEEETFVFQILHEAFGEAEDHEQHWLWIGISRRNSDSWTWSDGSAVSYQNFGRGNYGSAECGAANMADTNWLVSHCESELDWICKIPKGKVEEEPESHEDTGLEWVDFEEAQYKMFEHRSTWDQAQRICSWFEASLVSMHSPKENQFLVSTLRKMSRKENDLWWIGLHSLKNDGRLRWSDHSVLNYVSWGLGQPRPISKESKCVQISASKGDWSDQKCHVDLPYVCKRVNVTGTIPPTPAHPLIPAGCPQGWSPFLHKCYKVFGEELSSRSTWESASKTCLTQRATLVTVPNHRVQAFLVTLLPNSSFHVWVGLNSESQAQFKWFEPGFLSYTNWAPGEPVDNRQMKSPGNCIVLLHGSPPRMMGMWASRRCDAEKHGFICMKEKDPTLPPAVDPLPPIIDGTLEFAGVQYRVLQKPLDWYTAVQVCESVNGSLAMVRDPQQHAYLTLLLSSLHKPAWIGLHNDGARSYTWLGEEELTFSDWQDKEPNQMYGCGHMTIEGQWTVAACNTKLNAAICEINTERRIDHKWMYPGLCPHPVGNWSWVPFRNQCYSFILHELQFKHEAIRMCNKVGAKLLSILDENENSFVWEHMQSFQQQAHGAWLGMIFNTKEGSLEWSDSQVVDYSNWEQQDANLSMLSANSCFWVQSNTGLWKPGSCKNRTHGVICKRPRGATAEPVVHSKVDHLHVLIQVLVAALVLIALVVGGIYLYRRRSFGSMGAYESARYSRTNSAPSEEAEKNILVSDMELNEQGE, encoded by the exons CACATACGGATGGATCGGACACTTTTGCGTTTTTCCACGAGGGAGCGCAGGGCTGCCTGGGGGTACGAGATCACATGCTGTACCTCACTTCTTCCTGCAAGGGTGACACCCAGCTGTGGAAATGGGTGACCAGGGGGCGGCTCTTCAACATTGGCTCCTCCCTCTGCCTGGGCATCACCACGGGCAACGTGAGCACATCTGGAGACAAGTCACCCCTGGGCGTGTTTCGCTGTGACTACGAGCCTCCGCGAGTGCGCTGGACCTGGAGCTGCAGCAAGTTCTTGGAGATACTTGAAAATTACTTGCCCTCCCCTAAATTACTTCCCAACACCGGCAATGTCTCGGCCGCCGGCTCCCCTCCTGCAAGATCCCCCTCCCAAAAGCCTCTGTGGCGAGTCTATGACAATCAAGACCTTTGCGCCAAGTCATACCGAG AAATCTACACCATCCAAGGAAACTCTCACAGCAGCCCATGCTACTTCCCCTTCCTGTACGATGGCCAGTGGTTCCACAGTTGCACCAGCGTGGGCAGGGAGGATGGCTTTCACTGGTGTGCCACTACTCATGATTACGGAAAAGACCAGCGCTGGGGCTTCTGCCCAGTGAAGA GTACCAACTGTGAGACGTTTTGGGACATAAACCCTTTGATGGATAACTGTTACCAGTTTAACTTTCAGGCCACGCTGTCCTGGAGTGAAGCACGGACCAGCTGCCAACAGCAGGGAGCGGACCTGCTCAGCATCACTAAAGTAGAGGAACAAATCTTTATCAACG GGTTGCTAACTGGCTACAGCTCCACCCTGTGGATGGGCCTGAATGATTTAGATCTCAATGGAGGCTGGCAGTGGGCTGACTCCGCCCCTCTCAAATATCTAAACTGGGAAACAG AAATGCCAAGCTATGACGAGGAGGAAAACTGTGGAGTGATCAGTACCGATGCTCAAGGTCGCTGGTACAACCGGGACTGTTCAGTGGCTCTGTCTTACATTTGCAAGAAACGACCCAATGCCACACTTGACCCCTTCACCACAG ACTCCTGGGCAGATGATGGCCGGTATCAGTGTGATGTAGGCTGGCAAAACTTCCAGGCGGGCTGCTATAGGCTGACCTCAGACAACCTGGACTGGAGCTCCGCCCAGAAAATGTGTCAAAAGATGGAGGCTAACCTCGTTAGCATCCACACCCTCCCAGAGCTTGAATTCATCACTAAGCATATGAAGAAAG ATATAGAGGAGTTATGGATTGGCCTACATGATACAGCTATGCAGATGAACTTTGAATGGACCGATCGCACTCCAGTCATCTTCACTTACTGGCACCCATTTGAACCCAACAATTTTCGAAATGTAAATGAGGATTGTGTTACCATCTGGGGGCCT gaggGCCGCTGGAACGATAGCCCATGTAATTACTCGCTGCCCTCGATCTGTAAGAAAACAGCACAGAAGTCTGACGACCGGATAGAGGACCACGGCTGCAAGCGG GGTTGGAGATGGCACAGTCCTTCCTGCTTCAAGGTTGGGGAAGAATCTCTCACCTTTAATGATGCGAAAGGAATGTGCGCTAGCAACAATGCCACGCTCGTCATTATTAATAACAG GTTTGAGCAGGCCTTTGTGAGCAGCCTGGTGTTTGGCCGATCGGCCGATCAGTTCTGGCTCGGCTTGTATAATGAGAACAGCACCGGCACGTTCCGCTGGATAACGGGAGAGGAGCTCACATACACCAACTGGAACAGAGACCAGCCAG CACAGATAAAGGGGGGTTGTGTGGTGATGGTGGCGGGGCAGGCCATGGGTCTGTGGGAGGTCAAGGACTGTGCCAGTGTCCGCTCCAAATACATATGCAAACAGAATCAGGACTCTCTCATCCCCAGCCCCCCTGTTCCTCATCCCACACCCTCCCTAACCGGATCATGCCCATCGGGATGGAAAAGCACCAATAAGTTCCGCTACTGCTACAAG GTTTTTCATGCAGGTGCACTGGAGAAGAGACTCACTTGGATTCAGGCTCACAAGTTCTGCCAGAAACATGGAGCTCAGCTCGCCAGCTTCAGCACGCCAGAGGAAGAGACCTTCGTCTTCCAGATCCTCCATGAGGCCTTCGG GGAGGCGGAGGATCATGAGCAGCACTGGCTGTGGATCGGAATTTCCCGCAGGAATAGTGACAGTTGGACATGGAGTGATGGATCAGCT gtgTCCTATCAAAACTTTGGCAGGGGGAATTATGGGTCTGCTGAGTGTGGAGCAGCTAACATGGCTGACACCAACTGGCTGGTATCACACTGCGAGTCTGAGCTGGACTGGATCTGCAAAATACCGAAAGGGAAGGTGGAAGAGGAGCCTGAGAGCCATGAAG acaccGGTTTAGAGTGGGTCGATTTTGAGGAGGCCCAGTATAAAATGTTTGAACATCGCTCCACGTGGGACCAGGCTCAGAGGATCTGCTCCTGGTTCGAAGCCTCCCTGGTCTCCATGCACTCTCCTAAGGAGAATCAGTTTTTGGTTAGCACATTACGCAAG ATGTCCCGCAAAGAAAATGACCTGTGGTGGATTGGCTTGCACAGTCTTAAGAACGATGGGAGATTAAGGTGGTCTGATCATTCGGTGCTCAATTATGTGTCCTGGGGACTAGGACAGCCTCGGCCAATCAGCAAAGAGTCCAAATGTGTCCAAATCTCCGCCTCAAAAG GTGACTGGTCAGACCAGAAGTGTCACGTCGATCTGCCATATGTGTGTAAGAGGGTGAATGTGACGGGCACCATCCCTCCCACACCCGCTCATCCTCTCATACCTGCCGGCTGTCCTCAGGGCTGGAGTCCTTTTCTACACAAG TGTTATAAGGTGTTCGGAGAAGAGCTGTCGAGTCGCAGCACTTGGGAATCTGCCTCCAAGACGTGTCTGACACAAAGAGCCACGCTAGTGACAGTGCCAAACCACAGAGTTCAGG cGTTCCTTGTGACTCTGCTGCCCAACAGTAGTTTCCATGTGTGGGTGGGGCTTAATTCAGAATCACAGGCTCAGTTCAAGTGGTTTGAACCTGGGTTCCTTAGCTATACTAACTGGGCCCCTGGAGAACCAGTGGACAACAGACAAATGAAAAGCCcg GGTAACTGCATAGTGCTTCTTCATGGTAGTCCTCCCCGGATGATGGGCATGTGGGCGTCTCGCAGGTGTGATGCAGAGAAACACGGCTTCATCTGTATGAAGGAGAAAG ACCCTACCTTGCCCCCTGCCGTGGACCCTCTTCCCCCAATAATAGATGGCACGTTAGAATTTGCTGGCGTGCAGTACCGGGTCTTGCAGAAGCCTCTGGACTGGTACACAGCTGTGCAGGTGTGTGAATCCGTCAACGGATCGCTGGCAATGGTGCGGGATCCTCAGCAGCACGCCTACCTCACACTCCTCCTCAGCTCGCTCCACAAACCCGCCTGGATCGGGCTACACAACGACGGG GCTCGGAGCTACACGTGGTTGGGAGAAGAGGAGCTCACATTCAGTGACTGGCAGGATAAAGAGCCTAATCAAATGTATGGATGTGGTCACATGACCATTGAAGGCCAGTGGACTGTGGCTGCttgtaatacaaaattaaatgctGCCATCTGTGAAATTAACACCG AGAGAAGGATAGACCACAAGTGGATGTATCCAGGGCTTTGTCCACATCCTGTAGGTAACTGGTCCTGGGTTCCTTTCAGAAATCAATGCTACTCGTTCATCCTCCACGAGCTACAGTTTAAACATGAGGCCATACGCATGTGTAACAAAG TGGGAGCTAAGCTTTTGTCAATACTAGATGAAAACGAGAACAGTTTTGTATGGGAGCATATGCAGAGTTTTCAACAACAGGCCCACGGCGCTTGGCTTGGAATGATCTTTAACACCAAAG AAGGCAGTCTGGAGTGGTCAGACAGTCAAGTAGTGGACTACAGTAACTGGGAGCAGCAGGACGCTAATCTGAGCATGCTGTCCGCCAACAGCTGCTTCTGGGTCCAGAGCAACACGGGCCTCTGGAAGCCGGGGTCCTGCAAAAACCGCACACATGGAGTCATCTGTAAACGACCACGGG GAGCCACAGCAGAGCCTGTAGTTCATT CCAAGGTCGACCATCTTCATGTATTGATTCAGGTCCTGGTTGCAGCCCTCGTTCTGATTGCTCTGGTGGTGGGAGGGATTTATCTGTACCGTAGGCGGAGCTTCGGCTCCATGGGGGCCTATGAGAGCGCTCGGTACAGCCGCACTAACTCCGCCCCCTCCGAAGAAGCTGAAAAAAACATTCTCGTTTCAGACATGGAGTTAAACGAACAAGGCGAATAA
- the mrc2 gene encoding C-type mannose receptor 2 isoform X1 produces MHQRGGGHREGCWSRAWINVCRCTLYLFLLLSLERSTVHSAHTDGSDTFAFFHEGAQGCLGVRDHMLYLTSSCKGDTQLWKWVTRGRLFNIGSSLCLGITTGNVSTSGDKSPLGVFRCDYEPPRVRWTWSCSKFLEILENYLPSPKLLPNTGNVSAAGSPPARSPSQKPLWRVYDNQDLCAKSYREIYTIQGNSHSSPCYFPFLYDGQWFHSCTSVGREDGFHWCATTHDYGKDQRWGFCPVKSTNCETFWDINPLMDNCYQFNFQATLSWSEARTSCQQQGADLLSITKVEEQIFINGLLTGYSSTLWMGLNDLDLNGGWQWADSAPLKYLNWETEMPSYDEEENCGVISTDAQGRWYNRDCSVALSYICKKRPNATLDPFTTDSWADDGRYQCDVGWQNFQAGCYRLTSDNLDWSSAQKMCQKMEANLVSIHTLPELEFITKHMKKDIEELWIGLHDTAMQMNFEWTDRTPVIFTYWHPFEPNNFRNVNEDCVTIWGPEGRWNDSPCNYSLPSICKKTAQKSDDRIEDHGCKRGWRWHSPSCFKVGEESLTFNDAKGMCASNNATLVIINNRFEQAFVSSLVFGRSADQFWLGLYNENSTGTFRWITGEELTYTNWNRDQPAQIKGGCVVMVAGQAMGLWEVKDCASVRSKYICKQNQDSLIPSPPVPHPTPSLTGSCPSGWKSTNKFRYCYKVFHAGALEKRLTWIQAHKFCQKHGAQLASFSTPEEETFVFQILHEAFGEAEDHEQHWLWIGISRRNSDSWTWSDGSAVSYQNFGRGNYGSAECGAANMADTNWLVSHCESELDWICKIPKGKVEEEPESHEDTGLEWVDFEEAQYKMFEHRSTWDQAQRICSWFEASLVSMHSPKENQFLVSTLRKMSRKENDLWWIGLHSLKNDGRLRWSDHSVLNYVSWGLGQPRPISKESKCVQISASKGDWSDQKCHVDLPYVCKRVNVTGTIPPTPAHPLIPAGCPQGWSPFLHKCYKVFGEELSSRSTWESASKTCLTQRATLVTVPNHRVQAFLVTLLPNSSFHVWVGLNSESQAQFKWFEPGFLSYTNWAPGEPVDNRQMKSPGNCIVLLHGSPPRMMGMWASRRCDAEKHGFICMKEKDPTLPPAVDPLPPIIDGTLEFAGVQYRVLQKPLDWYTAVQVCESVNGSLAMVRDPQQHAYLTLLLSSLHKPAWIGLHNDGARSYTWLGEEELTFSDWQDKEPNQMYGCGHMTIEGQWTVAACNTKLNAAICEINTERRIDHKWMYPGLCPHPVGNWSWVPFRNQCYSFILHELQFKHEAIRMCNKVGAKLLSILDENENSFVWEHMQSFQQQAHGAWLGMIFNTKEGSLEWSDSQVVDYSNWEQQDANLSMLSANSCFWVQSNTGLWKPGSCKNRTHGVICKRPRVGATAEPVVHSKVDHLHVLIQVLVAALVLIALVVGGIYLYRRRSFGSMGAYESARYSRTNSAPSEEAEKNILVSDMELNEQGE; encoded by the exons CACATACGGATGGATCGGACACTTTTGCGTTTTTCCACGAGGGAGCGCAGGGCTGCCTGGGGGTACGAGATCACATGCTGTACCTCACTTCTTCCTGCAAGGGTGACACCCAGCTGTGGAAATGGGTGACCAGGGGGCGGCTCTTCAACATTGGCTCCTCCCTCTGCCTGGGCATCACCACGGGCAACGTGAGCACATCTGGAGACAAGTCACCCCTGGGCGTGTTTCGCTGTGACTACGAGCCTCCGCGAGTGCGCTGGACCTGGAGCTGCAGCAAGTTCTTGGAGATACTTGAAAATTACTTGCCCTCCCCTAAATTACTTCCCAACACCGGCAATGTCTCGGCCGCCGGCTCCCCTCCTGCAAGATCCCCCTCCCAAAAGCCTCTGTGGCGAGTCTATGACAATCAAGACCTTTGCGCCAAGTCATACCGAG AAATCTACACCATCCAAGGAAACTCTCACAGCAGCCCATGCTACTTCCCCTTCCTGTACGATGGCCAGTGGTTCCACAGTTGCACCAGCGTGGGCAGGGAGGATGGCTTTCACTGGTGTGCCACTACTCATGATTACGGAAAAGACCAGCGCTGGGGCTTCTGCCCAGTGAAGA GTACCAACTGTGAGACGTTTTGGGACATAAACCCTTTGATGGATAACTGTTACCAGTTTAACTTTCAGGCCACGCTGTCCTGGAGTGAAGCACGGACCAGCTGCCAACAGCAGGGAGCGGACCTGCTCAGCATCACTAAAGTAGAGGAACAAATCTTTATCAACG GGTTGCTAACTGGCTACAGCTCCACCCTGTGGATGGGCCTGAATGATTTAGATCTCAATGGAGGCTGGCAGTGGGCTGACTCCGCCCCTCTCAAATATCTAAACTGGGAAACAG AAATGCCAAGCTATGACGAGGAGGAAAACTGTGGAGTGATCAGTACCGATGCTCAAGGTCGCTGGTACAACCGGGACTGTTCAGTGGCTCTGTCTTACATTTGCAAGAAACGACCCAATGCCACACTTGACCCCTTCACCACAG ACTCCTGGGCAGATGATGGCCGGTATCAGTGTGATGTAGGCTGGCAAAACTTCCAGGCGGGCTGCTATAGGCTGACCTCAGACAACCTGGACTGGAGCTCCGCCCAGAAAATGTGTCAAAAGATGGAGGCTAACCTCGTTAGCATCCACACCCTCCCAGAGCTTGAATTCATCACTAAGCATATGAAGAAAG ATATAGAGGAGTTATGGATTGGCCTACATGATACAGCTATGCAGATGAACTTTGAATGGACCGATCGCACTCCAGTCATCTTCACTTACTGGCACCCATTTGAACCCAACAATTTTCGAAATGTAAATGAGGATTGTGTTACCATCTGGGGGCCT gaggGCCGCTGGAACGATAGCCCATGTAATTACTCGCTGCCCTCGATCTGTAAGAAAACAGCACAGAAGTCTGACGACCGGATAGAGGACCACGGCTGCAAGCGG GGTTGGAGATGGCACAGTCCTTCCTGCTTCAAGGTTGGGGAAGAATCTCTCACCTTTAATGATGCGAAAGGAATGTGCGCTAGCAACAATGCCACGCTCGTCATTATTAATAACAG GTTTGAGCAGGCCTTTGTGAGCAGCCTGGTGTTTGGCCGATCGGCCGATCAGTTCTGGCTCGGCTTGTATAATGAGAACAGCACCGGCACGTTCCGCTGGATAACGGGAGAGGAGCTCACATACACCAACTGGAACAGAGACCAGCCAG CACAGATAAAGGGGGGTTGTGTGGTGATGGTGGCGGGGCAGGCCATGGGTCTGTGGGAGGTCAAGGACTGTGCCAGTGTCCGCTCCAAATACATATGCAAACAGAATCAGGACTCTCTCATCCCCAGCCCCCCTGTTCCTCATCCCACACCCTCCCTAACCGGATCATGCCCATCGGGATGGAAAAGCACCAATAAGTTCCGCTACTGCTACAAG GTTTTTCATGCAGGTGCACTGGAGAAGAGACTCACTTGGATTCAGGCTCACAAGTTCTGCCAGAAACATGGAGCTCAGCTCGCCAGCTTCAGCACGCCAGAGGAAGAGACCTTCGTCTTCCAGATCCTCCATGAGGCCTTCGG GGAGGCGGAGGATCATGAGCAGCACTGGCTGTGGATCGGAATTTCCCGCAGGAATAGTGACAGTTGGACATGGAGTGATGGATCAGCT gtgTCCTATCAAAACTTTGGCAGGGGGAATTATGGGTCTGCTGAGTGTGGAGCAGCTAACATGGCTGACACCAACTGGCTGGTATCACACTGCGAGTCTGAGCTGGACTGGATCTGCAAAATACCGAAAGGGAAGGTGGAAGAGGAGCCTGAGAGCCATGAAG acaccGGTTTAGAGTGGGTCGATTTTGAGGAGGCCCAGTATAAAATGTTTGAACATCGCTCCACGTGGGACCAGGCTCAGAGGATCTGCTCCTGGTTCGAAGCCTCCCTGGTCTCCATGCACTCTCCTAAGGAGAATCAGTTTTTGGTTAGCACATTACGCAAG ATGTCCCGCAAAGAAAATGACCTGTGGTGGATTGGCTTGCACAGTCTTAAGAACGATGGGAGATTAAGGTGGTCTGATCATTCGGTGCTCAATTATGTGTCCTGGGGACTAGGACAGCCTCGGCCAATCAGCAAAGAGTCCAAATGTGTCCAAATCTCCGCCTCAAAAG GTGACTGGTCAGACCAGAAGTGTCACGTCGATCTGCCATATGTGTGTAAGAGGGTGAATGTGACGGGCACCATCCCTCCCACACCCGCTCATCCTCTCATACCTGCCGGCTGTCCTCAGGGCTGGAGTCCTTTTCTACACAAG TGTTATAAGGTGTTCGGAGAAGAGCTGTCGAGTCGCAGCACTTGGGAATCTGCCTCCAAGACGTGTCTGACACAAAGAGCCACGCTAGTGACAGTGCCAAACCACAGAGTTCAGG cGTTCCTTGTGACTCTGCTGCCCAACAGTAGTTTCCATGTGTGGGTGGGGCTTAATTCAGAATCACAGGCTCAGTTCAAGTGGTTTGAACCTGGGTTCCTTAGCTATACTAACTGGGCCCCTGGAGAACCAGTGGACAACAGACAAATGAAAAGCCcg GGTAACTGCATAGTGCTTCTTCATGGTAGTCCTCCCCGGATGATGGGCATGTGGGCGTCTCGCAGGTGTGATGCAGAGAAACACGGCTTCATCTGTATGAAGGAGAAAG ACCCTACCTTGCCCCCTGCCGTGGACCCTCTTCCCCCAATAATAGATGGCACGTTAGAATTTGCTGGCGTGCAGTACCGGGTCTTGCAGAAGCCTCTGGACTGGTACACAGCTGTGCAGGTGTGTGAATCCGTCAACGGATCGCTGGCAATGGTGCGGGATCCTCAGCAGCACGCCTACCTCACACTCCTCCTCAGCTCGCTCCACAAACCCGCCTGGATCGGGCTACACAACGACGGG GCTCGGAGCTACACGTGGTTGGGAGAAGAGGAGCTCACATTCAGTGACTGGCAGGATAAAGAGCCTAATCAAATGTATGGATGTGGTCACATGACCATTGAAGGCCAGTGGACTGTGGCTGCttgtaatacaaaattaaatgctGCCATCTGTGAAATTAACACCG AGAGAAGGATAGACCACAAGTGGATGTATCCAGGGCTTTGTCCACATCCTGTAGGTAACTGGTCCTGGGTTCCTTTCAGAAATCAATGCTACTCGTTCATCCTCCACGAGCTACAGTTTAAACATGAGGCCATACGCATGTGTAACAAAG TGGGAGCTAAGCTTTTGTCAATACTAGATGAAAACGAGAACAGTTTTGTATGGGAGCATATGCAGAGTTTTCAACAACAGGCCCACGGCGCTTGGCTTGGAATGATCTTTAACACCAAAG AAGGCAGTCTGGAGTGGTCAGACAGTCAAGTAGTGGACTACAGTAACTGGGAGCAGCAGGACGCTAATCTGAGCATGCTGTCCGCCAACAGCTGCTTCTGGGTCCAGAGCAACACGGGCCTCTGGAAGCCGGGGTCCTGCAAAAACCGCACACATGGAGTCATCTGTAAACGACCACGGG TAGGAGCCACAGCAGAGCCTGTAGTTCATT CCAAGGTCGACCATCTTCATGTATTGATTCAGGTCCTGGTTGCAGCCCTCGTTCTGATTGCTCTGGTGGTGGGAGGGATTTATCTGTACCGTAGGCGGAGCTTCGGCTCCATGGGGGCCTATGAGAGCGCTCGGTACAGCCGCACTAACTCCGCCCCCTCCGAAGAAGCTGAAAAAAACATTCTCGTTTCAGACATGGAGTTAAACGAACAAGGCGAATAA